The Cryptococcus deuterogattii R265 chromosome 4, complete sequence genome segment TGATGATGGTTTGCTTTGCGAACCCAGCCCAATCCGAGGAGCAGCACCATGTTTGACAGGAGACAGAGGGCTACgaatggatgagatggaggaggagtgTGACATCCTTCTGTCAAATGATGTATTGTGCGTGAGGGCACAGGTGAATGAGATGTCTGTGGCAGATGAATTATGTGACaagattgaggatgatgaattgCCGCGCATTTTTAGACTGGGAGACAGTTCAGCATGCTTCTGCAAAGGCTTGTCGAccttctttgctttctcatcctccagccTTTTTTGCTGCTGTTTACGTTCTTTCTCTTTACTTTTCCCTCTAGCGCTATTCATCTTGTTTTCCTTCCCATGTCTCTTCGGTCTTCCTTCAGACTGTGACCTCTCTTCTGTTGGGCTTTTCATCGGAGAAGCCTGCAGACGAAATTGCTCCAGCAAAAGATCAAGTTGTGTTTTAGCAGACGCTGGTCCCGATATGTCTCCGATGCTGGCGTCTGAGGAGAGAATGCTACTGGATCCTACCAAAGAATGAGatgcggaggatgaggaaggcaCATTACGAAGGCAGGGTGGAAGTGAACGGTGATTTCTGCAGATTCGTTTGCGAGGACGAACTGGATTACTGATGGTCGTAGACGAATGGGAAAGTTTTGAAGAAATAGGTCTGGGTTGCTGAGTGGGGATAGGAGGGTCAACAAACTCTGTTAGGGAAACGATACATAGGCATCAAGAGTGAGCTTTTCTGTTTCCTTATAAAATGGCAACAGACAAACGATACTTACCGTCCTCTGTGGCTTGTAGAATTGCATTCCGTATTCTTTGATCATGCTTCCATGCGACCAGCGGGGCCCGTGGCGAGCTCTCTGGCAGGTCAGCGCCATCCTCTAGAGCCTCCCTCTTTCGCCTGTTGACGGAATCTAATGTTTCCATGCTTGGGCGGGTGGGAGGCGCCGAGCGGGGTGAGAAGtggacaaagaagagagagaatggGGCTGTTTCTACTTCTTGTTgcctgctgttgttgctcaCGGCGGAGGAGTCCGGAGGACAGGCGCGCTTAGGGTATGTGATGTGGCATTTGTGTGTAGTGTCCCGATCGATCTATACGACGTcacggcggcggcggcacAAAGAAAGTGCTGCGACTGACAATCACACGGTTATTATTCTATCGATACACTGCCCAACAGCGACTCGCCCACCAACATGTCCCTCATACACGCCCTCATCGCCCGCGGCACCACCGTCCTTGCAGAGCATGCAACCGGCACAGCAGAGCTCAAACCAGGTGCgccttctttgctttcCCTTTCACCTACCATTCCGCTCATGTTCCTTTAGCTGCCCAGATAACAATCCTCTCAAAGATACCTCCGAATAACTCCAAGCTTACTTGTGAGCTCTGTTTTGGAATCATAAGTAAATGGGCATTGCACTGACTCTTAGCGGCTTATGTGTTTAGACGTTTGGCAAGATCGTCTCATTCACTATGTATCCTCAAACGGCGTCATCTACCTCGTAATGGCCGATGATTCTGTTGGTAGACGGATGCCTTTTGCATTCCTTGCAGAACTGGAGCGAAGAGTAAGTCTTCGGCGTATGCCATGACGTGATATTCTCGGAGCTGATCATCAATTTCAGTTCACTGCTCAATATGAGAGCGACGATATTGTCTCAGCAGGGACTCACTCTTTGGAAGAATTCGAACCAGAGCTTGCCAGGGTAAGTTTGATCTCTATAGCGACTACAATGGGTGATTCGGGTGTTTGACCAGTTGCGCAGTTGATGCACCAATATACCTCGTCTCCGCCGGCTGATCCTCTCCGCCAAGCTCAGTCAGATCTCAATAATGTGTAAGTTTAAATGTACTGCCCTGTGCCATAACCTTTTTAACTCCCGAGCAGCAAGGACATCATGGTTCAGAATATCGATTCTATTCTCCAACGCGGCGAACGTTTGGACCTCCTAGTGGACAAGACAGATACCCTTGCAGGACAAGCATATGCTTTTAGACGTGGAGCGCGATCAGTACGGAGACAACaatggtggaagaacaTGCGAATTATGGCTCTATCCGGTGTTGTTGGCCTTGTGAGTGCCTGTTGATTTGATTACTGGAGCTCCCGGTCTAATAATTATAGTTGCTTCTGTATCTCTTCATCGCTCAGTTCTGCGGCGCCTCACTTGGACACTGTCGCAGTTAGAGCTTTGCTCGTTTGGTTGTAAATACATTCCCATGGAATCCGGGATTGCAAACTGTTGTATGGATTGTCATTGTCGTCTCCGAGCATGATATCGAGCTATCTATATCTACAACTCGGCCAAAACTCCCATGGCCAGACTTTGAATTACTTGATCTTCCATAGCCTTTTCAGCTGCCTCCGACAAATGTCGCTTGGGATCCAATTTGCCAACATGCCGTGTCTTCAGTTGCTCCTCAGTCATGGTAGATTCCTCTTGTACGGATTTGGTGTAGGCAACAGCAAGGTTGAGCATGTTCTGAGGACGGTCAGTCTCTTACCACCGGGCGTAGTACGAGACTATTATAGACATGACTATTGATGACTCACTTCAATGGCCTTTTGGCTCCCTtgctccatctcctcaaagtccttcatcttcaacccTTCCGTCCAACCCCGCTTATGCAGATTCAATAACATTCCTTGCTCAGCTTCCGTCTTTTTGTAGTCAATTGCCAAGCCTAATGAAGAGTCAGATACATAATACAAATCCTGATAGCGTGTGCTCACTGTAATAATGCCTGTTGAGACCATGAATCAACGCTTGGATACTGGGCTTGTTCAAGTGACCAATATTGCTAGTTGTTTGTCGTGATTCCTGTCCAGTGGCAAGGGCAGCAGGATTGATCGATCGGAAAGCGTCGATGACGACCTTGCCTCGTACGGATTGAATAGGATCGATCACAACTGCCACTGCACGAGGATGAAGTTGCTCGAATGACTAAGAAGCAGATTGATTAGCACGCCCGAAGATCATTTCAAAGCTTAATAAGCCTTACTTGCTGTGTGTTGACATCAACGCTCGACAACCAACAACCGAAACCTGGGTGAGAATGGTACCAGCCGACGACCATTTCAGGTCTGCATAGTGGCAGTCAACATTGAAGTTCTGCGGATAGTAAAGACACAAATACACATACCGCCCAGTCTGTTTCAGCATGTCCAACATTTTGGTTTGGAAGACGTGGTCAACGGACTCGACAGTCACGGTAGTACCACTCTGAGGCATGGCGAAAACATCGACACACGAGATCTGCCAACCCGATAAGCATAGCCTTGGAAAAACGGGGGAAATAAACCCACCGTATAATCGTCCACGAACTCGCCCAACATCAAACCCATAACTTCCATTGGAACGCCCGCCCGGCCATGTTTTAGCATCTGTTAAGTCAGAAACAGTCCCATTAGCGACACTCCACGAACACTTCACACTTTGCGCCCACCTTCAACAAAGCCAGGGCAGAAATATGCACTGTTTCGCCACTACAATGCGCCAGAACGTCAGCACGGTGCGCATTACGGTCAATTGaaaaactcacttgtcCGCTACTACAGTCTGACCGCCAGCTGCGCCGCCCATGCCCATACCTCGCCCTCCTTGAAGCAGCCTTTGAAGTCCTTCCATCTAGTATACGATTTGCAGCTGTGTAATTTTCTAAATTTGTTAAGATGGAGATACGCAAGTCAATGTTCCGTAAAGATATCGATGTTTGTGATTATGCTAGTAGGCAAGTGTATAACAAAGCATCGAAGTGACGGACGACGAGACAAATCCTCGACACGCACGGCAATTGCGAGTGTGCGACACGCGAGCGTCATCCTCATATAGGCTCCTGTCCATTGTACTGATTTATTTGATATGGTATAGCAATTATTCCAACAGCGAGCCTCGGTAGTTTAGTGGTTATAATTTTTCACTTGTAGCGTATCTACATGATGAAAGGGTCCTGTGTTCGACTCACAGCCGTGGCATCaatttttgctttttgcATCCACGCTAAATTATGCGATTCCAAAGGTTTGACGCTTTCCAAATGCTCCCACTGGCTTCTTTATTGAGCGCTCTTTTAGCCCATACACGCTTACATCAAAAGAGTTCTTTGCATGAATGAGAGCACTTTTCACGCATAAAAATTATCTAGTCGAAGTGCTCttgagaagaagtcgaagatAAATGTTGCACAGTAATGTTCGTGTTCCAGAatcagctgctgctgtaaACGTCACGAGTTCCATTTAGTAACGCACCGATACTTATCCGGTTGTTCAATGACTTTTAATTGCACCACAATTCTCTTCTACAActgacaatcttcttcctcactaCTTCCAGAAGGCCATCTTGCCATATGATTCTCGCGTGAAAGCTTATCATGCCTCACAGTCAATACAAATTGGGCCAGTAATCAAAGTGTCAAGCACAGCCTTCAGACCTCTTCACTTCGTTTCGAGATAGACGGCTGAACTGCACCACCATGTCTGAAGTACGCTTAGCAACCCTATGTCGAATCATTAACTGACAACGAGATAGTACCAAGCGCTTAAGGCCCGAGCGTTGGAGATGcagcgagagaaggaggaggcgatGAAAAGGGAGCTGGCTGCAAAacaagaaagggagaagcaACTTGCTCgtgaacaagaagaggtagGTTCCTTGTGGTCATTTATGTCTGTATGAAAGATGTTTACCGTTCATCAGCGACGGAAGCGGCTGGAAGAAGCATCCAAGGAAGCTCGTCGGCGGGAATTAATGCGTGCACATGAGGAACTAAATCGCAAGGCGGGTGGCGCAGGGAACAGTGCGTCCCAAGCAGACTATGACCCATTTGCGGAGGACGTGAAGCCTATTGCTACATCAAACACATCTAAAGTAGGTGTTTTACCTACTGCTATTCAAGGGATCTTTGCTGATGACCTTCAGCCGTTTGCCCGAAGTGGTCTCCCGAAGGCTACTAAGGCTGCTTTGAACAAACCTGCGTCATCGCCGTCAGCAAAGGCAGGCACCAGTAATAAATCAGGAAATTCAAAAACTGGAACATCTGCAAAAGGCTCGTCCCCACCACTCGCAGCTGTGTTAGGTCGCAAAGAAAAGGCTGCTCGCCTTTTTGCTCAGAAGGCCAAAAAATCTGCAGCGGAGAGCCTTTTCTCAGTCCGGTCCCTCGTGGAATCGCGCGAACCTGCACAGGCACCAATTACACCACGTGCAGGGCCATCTCTAGTTGCTTCTACCTCCATGAAGACCCAgatgagaggaaagacgAATGCGGGCGGACGGAACGCCGCTGTGCGGTCTCGGCTTATGatgaatggaaaagaagaattgaGGAAACTCTGTCCTGACCGGGATATCAGGGACAGGAGGAGTATTGATGAGATTTCCAGAGATCTTAAAGCAAAGCGCTTATTGACAGACGAGTCTTCCTCCCAGAAGAATACAAGGCCCCTCACGGCCAGTATGTCCAACTTATCGATTCCGCCGTCTAAAGCTCGTGAAAAGCGACCTATATCAAATCCACCTTCACAGAAAACGCGTCGCTATTCCCTTGATGAGTCTACAGATTCTGAGTCTGATTCGCTCCCCTCTTCGCGAGCTAAACGTCACCCTAAAAAGCGATCGCGCTCACCGCCCAATCACCTTTCAGAACCTTCTGCAGCCTTCATCTCTGCTGAGATTCAGGCTTTGTTCCGAAGACCTGGTCGTCCACAGCCCAAGTATGCAGACGATTTCAGCGATGCCTCCAGCGATGACATGGAGGCTGGTTTGAGCGATGTTGAAgtagaagagaggagagcggCGAAGATTGCACgattggaagatgaagctgccgagagggaggagagagaacataagttgaggaaagaagcattaaagaagcagagattgaagggtggaagggCTTAGAGGAAGTCTCGTCAAATTGTTTAGTTTCATGGGAAACTCTGTTGTTTTACTGTATACTGTCCCGAACATGATTATGCATAGCCTTCGTTGGTCTAATTACCATCTATGGTGGTTGGGAAAACAAGCGTCTGGCCTATGTCACTTAGGACAAATCTTCCCTTCTCGGCCTCAATTGTATCCCATTCTCGGCTCACACCGTATAATCTGCGACATCTTCCAAAGTCTACTCTTGTTCCTCTCGCCTCATCTGCGTCACAGAACGTCCCCCAATGTATACCCAATGTTCTCTCACTTTTAATGATGAGGTGTATGTCAAGTGAATCTGCTGGTGAGCAGTGAAGGGATGAAGTAAGAATATACTGATCTAAAGACAACGATAAAACCGTacggaggaaaggaagcgATGATCCagttgaaagaggaaggagagccAGACTGAATGGTGAGTAGAGATCGGCAATTTCTTGACAGGAATTTGATCAGCAtgaagcaaaaaaaattaTAGGATGGCAGAACATACGCTGAAAGGCAGGACAAATGGCGTTAGGATCGCCTTCGGGGGCACTTGCATAGCGGTATCCAGTGTCTCTACAGTGGTCAAGTTTCATGAGCACAAAATCTAACTGGTACCGTGAAGACTCCTGGCGCTTACCCTCCAAAATAGATTTTAAACCCCTTCCAGTCATTCATTCCCCTTTCCAAAACTTTACCAGCATCGGCTGTTTCAACAACACCTACACACCAGCTTCCCCATAAGGTCGTCATGTGGTCAAGTACACTTCTACCGGAGCGGTGTTGAGCAGGTGTGAATGCGATCTTCAAGGTAAGTGCTGATGTATCTATCTCAGTGAGGTCTTCTGCTACTTTTTCCTCGTTCTTATTATCGTCAGGAGGATAATGGGGATCATAATCGACATCTGGAGAAGCCTCAAACGATACGATGGCTTCGCGCCACCAGTCCAGTTCTGTCACTCTATGAGATGGTATGCCAGAAGCCGTAAACCATTGTTTGAGGCCTATTTACAACGTCAACAAAAGCGTTCTACACGAATCTGACTGACCTATTGGCACAAAGAAGTGAATAGTGGCCTGATGATACTTCCACAAATCCATTATAGTATTGTAGTCCAGATGGTCATCTATTTCTATTAGGCAAAGATCGGATTCTCCAAAAATACTCACAATGATCGTGGGAGATACAACAAACATGTATTTCCGGTAGCATAGAAACAGAGCAGGGTGGGTCCATGTATCTTGCAGGGCCCATGTACTGAGTGGGCGAGCATCTGAAGATGGCATGtcaggaggaaagaaaggcaGATGTAAGGTGTCCTACCTGTATGAAAATATAGGATCGAATATTATTCCGCAACTAGCCCCACCTCTACTGTTTTGCTGCTGATCCATGATCCTCCATGGTATCTGCACCAACACACCGGCATGCCCCAGCCATGTGACTCTCTCTCCCGCCTTCGAATTTCCGCCCCAGTCTGGCTCCACCAACTCCACAGGTGGGTCCCTCCAGTCATCTTTCTCGTCTCCCGGCCTGACGTCTGAAAATTCTGGCCGAATGTAgattttcctcttcttgatagAATCAGATTCTGTCCAGATTGGTTCACTTTCAtagtcatcttcatcctgaTCACTATATGGCTCGTCCACATTAAAAAATCGGCTTCCCTGGAATacagaaggatgaggagcaATAGATGCCCCACGCTGGTAGGCTTGATAGGCGTCCCAGACGGAGGCTGTTCTGTATGAAGGCCATGGGTTGCGAAAGTACTTGGGTGTGGCTGGTCTCTGAGAGCTGGGGAGGGGCTTCGCGGGTGGCCCGTGGTGGTCTCTTGGAAGATCTATAGTAGGAGGTATCTTGGCCACGGTGGGTGCGAGCATGGCGTGGTGGGGAATCAGTAGCAGTGTATAAACATAAAGATAGTCAGACGAAGAGCACGCAGTTAGCAGTGAAGTAGAGACGGTCGGAACCAAATACGTCATCAGTTCAGGCCTTGCCCTTCGGCAGGAACGATCTGATGAACGTTGTTACTCTTTGTCTTATCCAAGAAACCGATCACCGCCCTCATGACCTGCTAGACTCTCTCTGTCCCGATCTCTGTGCGATCTCTTATCCACAGCCCCGAATCCCATACTATGCTCTTCGcaccctccacctctccctcccgTCACCGCAACTCGCAATCATCCCTTGGCACAGACTTCCTACACTTCCTGTTCCGTCTAGTACGACTGGCATTTGTCCCGTGAGTACATCTGCGTACCAGATCTATCGACTGATACCCTCCCTCACAGTATCATCTTCCCGTTGCGACTGCTCCAGCGAATCGTCACAGCTCCTTTCACAGTCTCTCTTCTACTCAAActtgtcctccttcttctcctctctttgGCATCATTGGTACTTTCAGTACTTGCTGTTGGAGCTTTCTTCTGGACATGGTCCGCTGGAGGGCCGATCGAAGTTGAGGGCTGGCTCGTTTATGGGTGAGATGCAGCAAACCTTTCTTGAGGGGCGGGTGAGCTGATAGCCTCAAATGGAAGATCCAGAAAATCTAGGTTGCCCCACACGAATCTCCAAGTACCATTAAACAGCATATTAGAAGATGTACGATACGATATCCAGGTTGAGATGGAACTCCTCAGGCCAAGGAAAGCGCCAGATGAGCTGGGTAAGTATGCATCCATGTTTCGCTCTTCTATTAATCGCTGACCGGCCCAGATAATTTTATGCTGTCTCTTGACTTGATGTCAGCAAAAGATCCCCTAACGGCTTTAATGAGTGCCGCTCAGCCAGTAAATACAGCCCTTTGCCCTCTGTATAATGTTGACCATGGTTCATTAGACCTTGGCGCCTTCGCCTCTGCCAGAATCATTCATTGATCTACCTTCTCTCGCCACTCGTTTCATTCCACCATGCATTCTTCCATGGCCCTTTCGATCCTTTTGCCCTTCCCGAATAATTGGGTATGGTAATCCGATCGAAAAAAAGGTGTTACAAAGACGCGTTAATGCGGGGTTTTTGGGGCCGGCTAGTACTAAAAATATAGTTCCTCTCAGAAAAGACCTCATAGAAGGAGTGTTTTTGAAACCAAGCAGGGCACCTGAATCGGTAGTAGGTTCAGTTTCCCTTAACATAGGGCGGGAAGACTCTTTTATGGGGGATTATGAGAGTGAGAGTCGCTCAAAAGAAGTCAAAACTACTGGTTGGGTTCTTGTGCGCTTCATTCCCCGTCCTTCAGGTATTAGGTTggttttcttcttgatagATTATCAGCCGAAATCATTACTCACATGTGGTAGATGGTTTATTTCTGTGCAtcccctcccatccctccttctgTTACCGCCTCTGTCACTTTCGCTCGCGCTATTATCGTCCATCTTTGGATGCGCAATGATTACTATTATCCGACGAAAGCCTAAGCCTTCAAAATCCACCAAATCACTAAAGGCACTGAAGGCGCCAAGTGGGTCTCATAGGATCAGAGACTACAATGCACGCTCTGGTCAAGAAGGGCCGGAACGCCATTCAAGAGTCCAGGATCGAGCCATACGGACGCGGCGCCCTAGTAATTATACCGACGTCACTTCCTCCACATACTCAGAATCAAAATTACCTACCGAAAATGCCAACAGCGCTTCAACGTCTGAGATTGGAGATAGACGTAGCATCATCATATCGGATGACGAGAGTACCTCGTCTCAGTAGCTCCCACTGTTTAGTGAACACAGTGTTATGTATTCGATTATTTACTATAGATGTACGTATGGAGGTACTCCCACAACAAATAAAGCTTCATACTTTGCAGCTATAGTGGCTGCGCATCTTCTGACGATGATATAACAAATACACACTGCGTACAACAACAGAGCTGAATTAATTCACTTTTATGTTCTCCAAAACGTCTGCTTAACGCAGCCacgctcttcttttttggttTCAAATGACTCTCATTCTGTTCACTCGATATTCCTTTTGAAATACCGAGAGTTGACAGCATACCCGCTGAGCATTCCGAATACTGTCTCCCCTACTGAGAGGTAGGAATCGATGAAAGAGCGGATGGCGGTGTCTGTGAAAAGGGATGTTTGGATACTGTAGCCCGTCGCATGTCCAGTCAAGGAGACATTGAGCCATGAAGCAGGCACGGAGATAAATTGAAGGCGTGTGAATGAATAGTTGATCGAAAAGACAAACATGATCAATGTCAGTAAAAGAAGAACGCTTCTCAAAACACAATGAAGTGACTTACGAATAGCCCGTTGATTTCTTGACTCCGGCTAAAATGGTAGATATGGCTATAAGGTCAAATACAATGTGACCCAGACGCCCAAAGCCAAACATGTTGTTGTCAAATGAGAAGTGGCTAGATGGCCCGAGAAGATGTGCAGTGAAATCTCGCCTGAGTCTGGCTTTCCTGATACGGGGCGCAGGGCAGGGGTAGACTGATATCCAGTATTGACGgcaatggagatgatgattaTTTGTGCGTCCGAGGTTCTCGAGAgcgaaaagggaagaagcaaagaggaggagcgcGAGGACCGACAAGTTGAAGTGAGAAGTcagaaaagggagaaatCATAGGGTGAACAATTAATCGGCCGCGACCATTCAGCACCTGCTTGCACGCATCACTGCATTTTCCTCTCATTCTTGAATTCGAAGCGCTGATTGATCTTTCGCTTCAATGTACATAATAAACCATGTCATTGATGGATGAATGGGGCTGACTCATCGGGTTCAGTAGATAATTTGCAACCAGTGTGCATTCAAGGCGGGTCGGCATGGTGGGCTGATACCAACAAGGTGCCGACGCccatgaggaagaaaaaaccAAACACCTTGCTTTCTGCTGTTAAACAACATCAAAAGCAGAAACGGCTCTCATGAATTGCTTTACATTGTATTTGACATGATGTTGGAATCATGTACTTATAACTTTGCACCGTGGACACAGAATTCCACCAACTGCTTttttatcatcttctccgccTGTTGAAACACGGTACATAGGTAACATTATACAAACGCACTGTAAATTATCATCATGATAATCGGCCCAAATGATCATTGGCCAGGGTTGTGGACACTGCTGCGAGGCCGCTATGATGGTTCACAGTGCCTAACAAATAAAAACTGTTGAGCAAGGGTGAAACAGAGATCTTCCATAGATATGCATATCATCCAGATTCATGAATGAAAGCACAACGGACATTACATGCTCTTCCTAACGCCAGCTGCGGAATGCTTCGCCCACAGAGTTTGCAGACCCATGTACGACGTGATGACCCTGTTAACGTAGACGAGATCAGCGTACCATCTTCATTTGTGGCGACTATGTCCAATACTCCACTTACCCAAATGTGCCGAGTGTGCCATCATTCAAGTTTGTATAGCCAAGACCTGTCGCAGGAATCCAAACGTCTAGGGAGTCGCTGACGATCTGAGAAAGTATAGTCTGCCTTTGGCTAAGAATGTCGTCAGCCATCGTTATGAAATAGGATGTGTCATAAAACGCACTCGAGCAACGCTTTTCCGCGCTCTCGACGCTCAGATATCTGTCGAGCAGCTTCCTCGCCGctcctcccatccttctcctcttctttggccACTTGAGAAGACAATGCAAACCTTCGGCTATCTGCGCGTAGCCTAACGAGAGAAGCCGAAGATGATACGAGCGAACATACAATTCCAGCAAGCCAGAATTTATACATTATGCGCACATATCGCTGGGTGGTGCTACAAGCAGTATCAAAAAAACGTTCAAGGAATAAAAGACTTTTCTGATGGCACTCACGCTTTATCAAACTTCAGGAATCTGATTTGGGCTAACCATACAATCATATCTGCACTGTGAAAACCGGCATATCCAATCTGTCGACCAATTTGAGCCAGATGAGCTATTTGGCCTGGACCTTTGAGAGAAGTCCTATCTCAAGGTCGGATGGTCATCTGTCAATGTTCAAAGGAACAAAAATAATTGCGCCAACTCACACCGGTCGCTGTGCCAGATTCACCGCCGACTGGAGGAATTCGGCTGGACGAAAGAGACGCATTACTGTGCATTCGCCATGTCAGCATGTAAAGGATTAGCCGCgggctgagaaggaagtgtGGGGATTCATCATGCCTGGTTCCATGCCCTATAGGCTTTCCAAACTTATAGGCCACTCTCACCTTTTCTACCATTAGCAAGCCCGTTTTTCAGCCCTTCGAAACGAGAAGCGGATTCGATGCGGCCTCGACTGAGCAAATACCAAGAAATAAGACGAGCCAAGTATTGTATCAGCCTGGTTACCTGTATACCAGTAAAATGCCTTGATCAGCCAGGATTTCTTAATCCCAGGAGAAACACTATTGCCGTACCTTGTCACGGCCAACAGTCGTGGCCAAGATAGCCAGTGACTGGTTGACTCTTGGGTGTAGTATAATGTTTGTTGCGAGTGTACTCATGGTAAAGGATATGGGCGCTAATCCATGACACGCTGAGTGGTTGGGGCCACTGACTATATGTGTTCTACAGAAAGTCCTATGTTTGCGTTCAGTTGAGTCGCACGAAGTTCCGGTGTCGCTATAACCGGTGAACACAAgtggcggcggcggcggcgcaTGATTGTTGAATGCCATCATCATGCATGCACAAGTGCGCGACGACGTATGTTACAAGTTCGGCGGTCGCCGACATTGTAAGTTATTGCTACAACAACTGAGAACAGTACTGAGCGACTCGAGATGCTCCGTGGTAATAACGACAAACGCAAAAAGAACCTGcatgatcttcttcgttcccAGAAAATGTTCAAGCGACTCCCTAGAACACTTTTAAGTTCCTCATCTAGGCCTCCACAGATTTGCTGTCAATGCCTCAATCAATCTCAGTTTCGCACATCAGCACTCATCTCTCAGTTCCCTCGACATGCCTCTACTATTTCCGACAGACAAACTAAACAGGCTCGCATGAGCAAGCTCCCTGTGTCCCACAAACCTCCGAAACGACGACTAGAAGCAGCTTCTCAACCCCTTCGAAATGCAGCTTCCATAACAAGAGGGCCGGTACTGCAGTGTATTGCCCATACAACGGCAGAGAAGTATGATCTTGTGGCTCTAGGCACAACTCTCCAGACGTTGGGTGTCCGATGGGATGAGGTGCCAGAAGGTGACCCCGATAGGGCGCTGGTTATTGGGCCGTGGAAAGGGCGTGGTGGAGCCGAACGTCTAATTAACGGAAAAGATGTTCCGTCTACCTCGACCATAACCAGGAGCCCTGCGGTTGAGTGGGCCGAAAATGAGGGAGTGGATCTGAGAGATATGGGGTTTGGCtatggagaaagaggcgAAATATGGGTCTTTAGCTCTGGATCATTTGTTACATGGGGCCTgaccgaggaggagggaagggcGTTTTTGAGACAAGTGATCAGAGGTGGTCGGAATGTTGAAATTAACCGAGTGTCCCCGAAGGAATACGAACTAGAGGAAGTGGATTTCGTCGTCGATCCTACAGCGTGAGTCTAAAAGCCGGTTCCTATAGAGTGCTAAAGGTACCTCAGCAAAACACACATCCTCGGTaatctcattcttcttggtcGACCACCGCGGCTGTCGACTTTTCATTCCTCCCCTTCGCTTGCCTCTTTATTAGCCAGGTATACCTTGTCACTATCGCTCTCCCGATCGTCATCCTTATCCGTTCTTGAAGAGCGACTAGACAATCATTTAGCCTCTGTATCAATTCTGCCCAGGGCTTTAGAGATGTATGGACGTCAGCCTTTACCTCGTAAAGAGGTG includes the following:
- a CDS encoding vesicle-associated membrane protein 7, whose amino-acid sequence is MSLIHALIARGTTVLAEHATGTAELKPAAQITILSKIPPNNSKLTYVWQDRLIHYVSSNGVIYLVMADDSVGRRMPFAFLAELERRFTAQYESDDIVSAGTHSLEEFEPELARLMHQYTSSPPADPLRQAQSDLNNVKDIMVQNIDSILQRGERLDLLVDKTDTLAGQAYAFRRGARSVRRQQWWKNMRIMALSGVVGLLLLYLFIAQFCGASLGHCRS
- a CDS encoding protein SPT2, whose product is MSEYQALKARALEMQREKEEAMKRELAAKQEREKQLAREQEERRKRLEEASKEARRRELMRAHEELNRKAGGAGNSASQADYDPFAEDVKPIATSNTSKPFARSGLPKATKAALNKPASSPSAKAGTSNKSGNSKTGTSAKGSSPPLAAVLGRKEKAARLFAQKAKKSAAESLFSVRSLVESREPAQAPITPRAGPSLVASTSMKTQMRGKTNAGGRNAAVRSRLMMNGKEELRKLCPDRDIRDRRSIDEISRDLKAKRLLTDESSSQKNTRPLTASMSNLSIPPSKAREKRPISNPPSQKTRRYSLDESTDSESDSLPSSRAKRHPKKRSRSPPNHLSEPSAAFISAEIQALFRRPGRPQPKYADDFSDASSDDMEAGLSDVEVEERRAAKIARLEDEAAEREEREHKLRKEALKKQRLKGGRA
- a CDS encoding N-acyl-phosphatidylethanolamine-hydrolyzing phospholipase D is translated as MLAPTVAKIPPTIDLPRDHHGPPAKPLPSSQRPATPKYFRNPWPSYRTASVWDAYQAYQRGASIAPHPSVFQGSRFFNVDEPYSDQDEDDYESEPIWTESDSIKKRKIYIRPEFSDVRPGDEKDDWRDPPVELVEPDWGGNSKAGERVTWLGHAGVLVQIPWRIMDQQQNSRGGASCGIIFDPIFSYRCSPTQYMGPARYMDPPCSVSMLPEIHVCCISHDHYDHLDYNTIMDLWKYHQATIHFFVPIGLKQWFTASGIPSHRVTELDWWREAIVSFEASPDVDYDPHYPPDDNKNEEKVAEDLTEIDTSALTLKIAFTPAQHRSGRSVLDHMTTLWGSWCVGVVETADAGKVLERGMNDWKGFKIYFGGDTGYRYASAPEGDPNAICPAFQQIADLYSPFSLALLPLSTGSSLPFLRTVLSLSLDQYILTSSLHCSPADSLDIHLIIKSERTLGIHWGTFCDADEARGTRVDFGRCRRLYGVSREWDTIEAEKGRFVLSDIGQTLVFPTTIDGN
- a CDS encoding cytoplasmic protein; the protein is MFKRLPRTLLSSSSRPPQICCQCLNQSQFRTSALISQFPRHASTISDRQTKQARMSKLPVSHKPPKRRLEAASQPLRNAASITRGPVLQCIAHTTAEKYDLVALGTTLQTLGVRWDEVPEGDPDRALVIGPWKGRGGAERLINGKDVPSTSTITRSPAVEWAENEGVDLRDMGFGYGERGEIWVFSSGSFVTWGLTEEEGRAFLRQVIRGGRNVEINRVSPKEYELEEVDFVVDPTAKTHILGNLILLGRPPRLSTFHSSPSLASLLARYTLSLSLSRSSSLSVLEERLDNHLASVSILPRALEMYGRQPLPRKEVIRKMGELMTLRMAVNTTGGGLDDTPEFYWSEPELESYFDSVASEFEIKERIDVFNKKIDYAQEVQTTLRALLTESSGHRMEIIIILLISVEVVIVLIREGPDLLHKLLEIVGVTPAEADDITENIQRVADKLPPIGNISSPAIDHPTTQSADDSERYV
- a CDS encoding 26S proteasome non-ATPase regulatory subunit 14, translating into MEGLQRLLQGGRGMGMGGAAGGQTVVADNGETVHISALALLKMLKHGRAGVPMEVMGLMLGEFVDDYTISCVDVFAMPQSGTTVTVESVDHVFQTKMLDMLKQTGRPEMVVGWYHSHPGFGCWLSSVDVNTQQSFEQLHPRAVAVVIDPIQSVRGKVVIDAFRSINPAALATGQESRQTTSNIGHLNKPSIQALIHGLNRHYYSLAIDYKKTEAEQGMLLNLHKRGWTEGLKMKDFEEMEQGSQKAIENMLNLAVAYTKSVQEESTMTEEQLKTRHVGKLDPKRHLSEAAEKAMEDQVIQSLAMGVLAEL